In Candidatus Poribacteria bacterium, the following are encoded in one genomic region:
- a CDS encoding CRTAC1 family protein, with translation MQTLVFACVLVCLCIPAEADVKFTDVTEASGIEFRHFTGATGERYMPETMGAGCAFLDYDADGLLDILLANGTSLIPAGPTATPKLYRNAENGQFVDVTAVAGLDVPMYGMGIAAADYDNDADLDIYFTNVGTNRLFRNNGDDTFTDVTEFAQVAGSDWSTSAVFFDADKDGWLDLFVCNYVEWTPETDVPCIVNPVGEKQYRTYCTPTVYSGQSCRFYRNQGNGTFTDMTSQAGLHRPIGKSLGVTLLDYNHDGWIDLAVANDTEPNFLYRNNGDGTFTDEAVLMGVAFSETGKARGSMGIDAADVYNNGGTAIVIGNFNNEKTGFFYAKPGAAYFTDSTDRAEIGKVSYRALTFGTLFFDCDLDGALDLLCVNGHIEPEVLRYQQHTPYAQLPSLFRNQRDGTFRDIAKTAGLDRRGVGRGCAYGDYDNDGDLDLLVSNNGVTEAHGDAWLLRNDSEPSSNYLRVRGIGTRSNRDGIGARVRLTVGDNVQQQIVRTGGSYCSQSELTLTFGLGKSEKVTQLEILWPSGEIDQYAELEANQLIAVVEGASQK, from the coding sequence ATGCAGACTCTTGTTTTCGCGTGCGTTCTTGTCTGTTTATGTATCCCTGCGGAGGCAGACGTAAAATTTACGGATGTCACTGAGGCATCCGGCATCGAATTCCGGCACTTCACCGGGGCAACCGGTGAACGGTATATGCCTGAGACCATGGGCGCAGGCTGCGCTTTTCTCGACTACGATGCAGATGGTCTTTTAGACATCCTGCTCGCAAATGGGACAAGTTTAATACCAGCAGGTCCAACGGCTACCCCGAAACTCTACCGAAACGCCGAGAACGGACAGTTTGTTGACGTCACTGCGGTAGCAGGACTCGATGTGCCGATGTACGGTATGGGCATAGCCGCCGCCGATTACGATAATGATGCCGATCTCGATATCTACTTTACCAATGTCGGCACAAATCGACTCTTTCGCAATAACGGGGACGACACTTTCACAGATGTCACCGAATTCGCACAGGTAGCCGGCTCCGATTGGTCAACAAGCGCAGTTTTCTTCGATGCCGACAAGGATGGTTGGTTGGATCTGTTTGTTTGCAACTATGTTGAATGGACACCTGAAACAGATGTTCCGTGTATCGTAAATCCGGTTGGCGAGAAACAGTACCGGACCTATTGTACGCCGACTGTCTATTCAGGACAATCCTGTCGCTTCTATCGCAACCAAGGCAATGGCACGTTCACCGATATGACCTCACAGGCGGGGTTGCATCGTCCGATAGGGAAATCGCTCGGTGTAACCCTTCTGGATTACAATCATGACGGATGGATCGACCTTGCGGTGGCGAACGATACTGAGCCTAATTTTTTGTATCGCAATAACGGGGACGGCACCTTTACCGATGAAGCCGTGCTGATGGGCGTCGCTTTCAGTGAAACAGGGAAAGCGCGCGGCAGTATGGGTATCGACGCCGCAGATGTCTATAACAATGGCGGGACTGCGATCGTCATCGGTAATTTTAACAACGAGAAAACAGGATTTTTCTACGCTAAACCGGGGGCAGCCTACTTCACAGATAGCACCGATAGAGCAGAAATTGGCAAGGTAAGTTACCGTGCTTTGACGTTTGGGACCCTGTTTTTCGATTGCGACTTAGACGGAGCACTCGATCTGCTTTGCGTTAATGGGCATATTGAACCCGAGGTGTTGCGTTATCAACAGCATACCCCTTACGCACAACTTCCGTCGCTCTTCCGAAACCAGAGAGACGGAACGTTTCGAGACATCGCCAAGACTGCTGGGCTCGATCGCAGAGGTGTTGGACGCGGGTGTGCCTACGGCGATTACGATAACGACGGTGATTTAGACCTGCTTGTAAGCAATAACGGCGTTACCGAAGCTCACGGTGATGCATGGCTCCTGCGTAACGATAGCGAACCTTCATCTAATTATCTCCGAGTGAGGGGTATCGGGACCCGTAGCAATCGAGATGGAATCGGGGCGCGTGTTCGGTTAACCGTGGGAGATAACGTCCAACAGCAAATCGTCCGCACCGGCGGTAGCTACTGTTCCCAAAGCGAACTGACGCTAACCTTCGGATTGGGGAAAAGTGAAAAGGTCACGCAACTTGAAATCCTATGGCCCTCTGGTGAGATAGACCAGTACGCAGAACTCGAGGCGAATCAACTGATAGCGGTAGTCGAAGGAGCATCCCAAAAATGA
- a CDS encoding tetratricopeptide repeat protein, whose protein sequence is MKRWVYGGIFLIILGLIIGCQDNEGISSQKEPAPTTSTKPSVSPSAQDYNNSGTAYQRAGRLQEAAAAYQRAIEIKPTLIEAHHNLGTVYVMQGKLAEAIVAYKRVAQLRPDMAEAYVDLGRTYGLAGRLDAAIAEYEKALTRDATLIYAHYGIGLAYRHKGMFPEAIGALEKAITRRPDFVEALVQLGYVYRETEQFSRAVEVFTTVTHIHPTNATAYHELGVCYTKMDAYPEAIKAFERTLQLNPDAVETQNLLRVAHARLARQR, encoded by the coding sequence ATGAAACGCTGGGTGTACGGAGGCATCTTTCTGATAATCTTAGGATTAATTATCGGATGTCAAGACAACGAAGGGATTTCCAGTCAAAAAGAGCCAGCACCTACGACATCCACGAAGCCATCCGTCTCACCTTCTGCGCAGGACTACAATAACAGCGGGACTGCTTACCAACGTGCGGGGCGACTCCAAGAAGCAGCAGCGGCGTATCAACGCGCTATCGAGATTAAGCCAACATTAATTGAGGCGCATCACAACTTAGGCACGGTGTATGTGATGCAGGGAAAACTTGCGGAAGCGATTGTTGCGTATAAACGCGTCGCTCAGTTACGACCCGACATGGCAGAGGCGTATGTCGATTTAGGCAGAACCTACGGACTCGCAGGACGGCTTGATGCGGCGATTGCCGAGTACGAGAAGGCACTTACGCGTGATGCGACGCTCATCTATGCACACTACGGGATCGGTCTCGCTTATCGGCATAAAGGCATGTTCCCTGAAGCCATCGGTGCCCTCGAGAAGGCGATAACCCGGCGACCCGACTTCGTCGAAGCACTCGTGCAGCTGGGGTATGTCTATCGAGAAACAGAACAGTTCAGCCGCGCCGTGGAGGTCTTTACTACAGTTACCCACATCCATCCGACAAATGCTACAGCGTACCATGAACTCGGCGTCTGTTATACAAAAATGGACGCCTATCCAGAAGCCATCAAGGCTTTTGAAAGAACCTTACAACTAAATCCAGATGCTGTTGAGACGCAAAATCTCTTGCGGGTTGCCCACGCGCGTCTGGCGCGTCAAAGGTAA
- a CDS encoding LamG domain-containing protein: MRQVIFFAILIALFSVLPLLANAADIEDGLWMYLPLNEGTGDEVTDHGPHAFKTELSKSAPKSVDAKHDDISKALEFDGKATYVKIDMAGQNKDIDSHFDDKQGITICAWVKPLKVGTDAHGQTRQPIVMKGAGGQWEFALYIYDNFGAGMSVWTCPGSGVSEPSTGGTAPQGKWIHQCGTFLLKEGVRVYVDGAKAPVAEAGDNGNGPCEAGNRPVFIAHREDGQWLNAVIAEVFIWDRVISIDEMNLAMNTIGGLAVQPGGKLSTTWGNIKRR; the protein is encoded by the coding sequence ATGCGTCAGGTTATATTTTTTGCGATATTGATAGCACTGTTTTCTGTGCTACCGCTTCTTGCGAACGCCGCGGATATTGAGGACGGACTTTGGATGTATCTACCGCTGAACGAAGGAACAGGGGACGAGGTCACCGACCACGGACCCCACGCCTTCAAGACAGAACTGAGTAAATCCGCACCGAAATCGGTGGATGCCAAGCACGACGATATCTCAAAAGCACTGGAGTTTGATGGCAAGGCAACCTACGTCAAGATTGACATGGCAGGTCAGAACAAAGACATCGATTCGCATTTTGATGATAAGCAAGGTATTACGATCTGTGCGTGGGTGAAACCGCTAAAGGTTGGGACAGATGCGCATGGACAGACCCGTCAACCGATCGTCATGAAAGGTGCCGGTGGACAGTGGGAGTTCGCGCTCTACATCTATGACAACTTCGGTGCAGGGATGTCGGTTTGGACGTGTCCCGGCTCAGGGGTCTCAGAACCCAGCACCGGTGGCACTGCCCCACAAGGCAAGTGGATCCACCAATGCGGCACATTTCTGTTGAAAGAGGGAGTCCGCGTTTACGTAGACGGTGCCAAAGCACCCGTCGCCGAGGCAGGTGATAACGGTAATGGCCCCTGTGAAGCCGGTAATCGTCCTGTGTTTATCGCCCACCGTGAAGACGGACAGTGGTTAAATGCCGTTATCGCTGAAGTCTTTATATGGGATCGCGTGATTAGCATCGATGAGATGAATCTCGCTATGAACACGATTGGCGGATTGGCGGTTCAACCCGGAGGGAAACTGTCAACCACCTGGGGCAACATAAAACGGCGCTGA
- a CDS encoding phytanoyl-CoA dioxygenase family protein, protein MLTQEQAEFYHENGYLKVDQLFTPVETKELASEMVRIINNWGQETIGWPGPWRTRYLKDEDQQTTKAVFMHNPHFYSAAWGRVIFHERLTGAVQSLIGDTIQWHHTVLHAKPPEKGTPFPMHQDYPFYPHDGLDFVDCLVHLDDAPFESGALRVVPGSHKEGPREHITGEGTAPHLPTDKFHPDFIDSIPIPAVAGDVIFFSYCLIHWSEVNRTDQWRKAVRFGYHKPDMRPVGRDPEEPYNNIMAGGFKMNPTSEEIMA, encoded by the coding sequence ATGCTAACGCAAGAACAGGCCGAATTTTACCATGAGAACGGATACCTCAAGGTGGACCAACTCTTCACACCGGTGGAAACGAAGGAACTAGCATCTGAAATGGTGCGGATTATCAACAATTGGGGACAGGAGACAATTGGGTGGCCTGGACCGTGGCGGACGCGCTACCTCAAAGATGAAGATCAGCAGACAACAAAGGCTGTTTTCATGCACAATCCCCATTTCTACTCCGCTGCATGGGGTCGGGTGATTTTCCATGAACGGCTGACGGGCGCGGTGCAATCCCTCATTGGGGATACCATTCAATGGCACCATACCGTGCTACACGCAAAGCCGCCGGAAAAAGGGACGCCGTTCCCGATGCACCAGGATTACCCCTTCTATCCACACGATGGACTTGATTTCGTGGATTGCCTCGTCCATCTCGATGATGCGCCTTTTGAGAGTGGCGCCCTACGGGTTGTCCCTGGCAGCCATAAGGAGGGACCGCGGGAACACATCACGGGTGAAGGGACAGCACCGCATCTGCCGACTGATAAGTTCCACCCGGATTTCATTGACTCGATCCCGATTCCGGCAGTCGCAGGGGATGTTATCTTCTTCAGTTATTGCCTAATCCACTGGTCTGAAGTCAATCGGACGGATCAGTGGCGGAAAGCTGTCCGATTCGGATACCACAAGCCTGACATGCGACCCGTCGGACGCGATCCGGAAGAGCCTTACAACAATATTATGGCGGGTGGGTTCAAAATGAATCCGACTTCCGAGGAAATAATGGCTTAA
- a CDS encoding ADP-ribosylglycohydrolase family protein: MLGAIIGDIVGSVYEWDRIKTKDFPFFTDNCFFTDDSVCTVAVADILLHGLLPAETLQNWCRRYPDCSYGGNFGYWIYANPPESYNSYGNGAAMRVSPAAFLNRDDLDAALSAADTVTEITHNHPEGMKGARATTHAIWLAFQGERPASIRQTIATTYDYDLSRTVDEIRPSYFFDESCQGTVPEAITCALASVSFEDAVRNAISLGGDADTLAAIAGPIAEAIHGIPETSKEQLETRYLADAPEMLGILQELYA, from the coding sequence ATGTTAGGTGCGATTATAGGCGACATTGTGGGTTCCGTCTACGAGTGGGATCGGATTAAAACCAAGGATTTTCCGTTCTTCACGGATAACTGCTTTTTCACGGATGATTCCGTGTGCACTGTTGCGGTCGCGGATATATTGCTGCACGGTCTTCTGCCCGCGGAAACGCTGCAGAACTGGTGTCGTCGCTATCCAGACTGCAGCTACGGTGGCAACTTTGGATATTGGATCTATGCAAACCCGCCTGAATCCTATAACAGTTACGGCAACGGTGCAGCGATGCGTGTCTCGCCAGCGGCGTTCCTGAACCGCGATGATCTGGACGCTGCACTTTCCGCTGCGGATACCGTCACCGAGATCACGCACAACCACCCTGAAGGCATGAAAGGTGCGCGGGCGACAACCCACGCGATTTGGCTGGCGTTTCAAGGTGAACGCCCAGCATCCATCCGTCAGACGATTGCCACTACGTATGACTATGACCTGTCACGGACAGTGGACGAGATCCGTCCCTCCTACTTTTTCGATGAATCGTGTCAAGGCACAGTACCGGAGGCGATTACTTGTGCTTTGGCATCGGTGAGTTTTGAGGACGCTGTGCGGAACGCTATCTCGCTGGGTGGCGATGCGGATACACTTGCTGCGATTGCGGGTCCGATTGCTGAGGCGATACACGGTATTCCAGAGACGTCCAAAGAACAGCTGGAAACCCGTTACCTCGCGGATGCGCCGGAGATGCTTGGGATTCTACAGGAACTATATGCATGA
- a CDS encoding ROK family protein: MKEHVVGIDIGGTKLATVVADKTGHILGKVRKPTRSEKGPEYAIDLLFDMVREVVSQAGLEQASISAIGVSCGGPLDTKTGIVYSPPNLPGWDALPLKARLEAEFQVPVTIENDANASALAEFRFGGGRGYSAVLYMTMSTGIGGGIVIDGQVYHGANDSAGEVGHQILLPNGPHCGCGKRGCLEALCSGPAIARRAQDAIRKYLKRENASTALLTLTDGRPEDVKSEHVLAAARAGDALASELVQETAYYMGWGIANLVNILNPDIVLLGTIAVAAGDLLLDPIRETVSKFAMTRPAEAVQIAPAQLGDALGDLAAVALVV; this comes from the coding sequence ATGAAGGAACACGTCGTAGGCATTGACATCGGTGGGACGAAACTCGCCACTGTTGTCGCCGACAAAACCGGACACATCCTCGGCAAAGTGCGTAAACCGACACGCTCAGAAAAGGGACCGGAATATGCGATCGACTTGCTGTTCGATATGGTGCGTGAGGTCGTCAGCCAAGCCGGCTTGGAACAGGCATCCATTTCGGCGATAGGCGTAAGTTGCGGCGGCCCGTTGGATACAAAAACTGGGATCGTTTATTCACCCCCGAACTTACCTGGATGGGACGCACTACCCCTTAAGGCACGGCTGGAAGCCGAATTCCAAGTGCCGGTGACGATTGAGAATGACGCCAATGCTAGCGCACTCGCAGAGTTCAGGTTCGGCGGTGGACGCGGCTACAGTGCCGTCCTCTATATGACGATGAGTACAGGCATTGGGGGCGGTATTGTTATCGACGGTCAAGTTTATCACGGTGCAAACGACAGTGCCGGCGAGGTAGGGCATCAGATACTTCTACCGAATGGACCCCATTGTGGCTGTGGAAAACGGGGATGTTTGGAGGCGCTCTGTTCCGGTCCTGCTATCGCGCGCCGCGCACAAGATGCAATACGAAAGTACCTCAAGCGTGAAAACGCTTCAACGGCACTGTTAACCCTTACCGACGGACGTCCTGAAGATGTCAAGTCGGAGCATGTACTCGCCGCAGCGCGCGCCGGTGATGCTTTAGCTTCAGAACTCGTTCAGGAAACAGCATATTACATGGGGTGGGGTATCGCAAATTTGGTCAACATCTTGAATCCTGACATCGTTCTACTCGGAACGATTGCCGTTGCCGCTGGCGATCTTCTACTCGACCCGATTCGGGAGACAGTTTCAAAATTCGCGATGACCCGTCCCGCAGAAGCAGTTCAGATCGCACCCGCCCAATTAGGCGATGCGTTAGGCGACCTCGCCGCCGTCGCATTGGTCGTCTGA